Proteins from a single region of Pseudomonadota bacterium:
- a CDS encoding ATP-binding protein, with amino-acid sequence MIDDSRNRWNYPLLQKVLDSIADSIYIINRRYQIVCMNQAASRRVDKENSAIIGNQCHRMIFDQTEPCPFCRLDKVFAAGESEKTNFSLLDTDGRNHVFELSFYPILEPGSKIEACMVMFRDITENVGLFSEISRLKGLAAMGEYAAELTHEIRNPLNSIEIQMMLLKRVMQELPEDAQQEVNGIIEVVRLENQRLNLLASDFLLMKKSRELSLTTVDINALLSEVVSLLKPEADREKVVVDLSLSMSHNLMRGDWDKLKQVFVNLVKNGIEALAGQENGRLGIMVVRENNQVIIDFIDNGPGIPYAEQLKIFNLFYTTKSTGTGVGLHLCRDIIEAHGGDISFVSDENGSAFKIKLPQTELSADG; translated from the coding sequence ATGATTGATGACTCCCGGAATCGCTGGAATTATCCGCTGTTGCAAAAGGTTCTCGACAGTATTGCGGATTCCATCTATATCATCAATAGACGCTACCAGATAGTCTGTATGAACCAGGCTGCCAGTCGCCGGGTTGATAAGGAGAACTCAGCAATTATCGGGAACCAGTGTCATCGGATGATTTTTGACCAGACGGAACCTTGTCCTTTTTGCCGGTTGGATAAGGTGTTTGCGGCTGGAGAAAGTGAAAAAACCAATTTCAGTCTTTTGGATACCGATGGCCGAAATCATGTTTTTGAGCTTTCTTTTTATCCCATTTTGGAACCGGGATCCAAGATTGAAGCCTGCATGGTTATGTTTAGGGATATTACGGAAAATGTTGGTTTGTTTTCAGAAATTTCACGTCTGAAGGGATTGGCCGCCATGGGTGAATATGCGGCTGAACTTACCCATGAAATTCGTAATCCGCTTAATTCCATCGAAATTCAGATGATGTTATTGAAAAGGGTGATGCAGGAGTTACCGGAAGATGCTCAGCAGGAAGTCAATGGAATCATAGAGGTTGTCAGATTAGAGAATCAACGTTTGAACCTGTTGGCCAGTGATTTTCTGCTGATGAAAAAATCCCGGGAACTTTCACTGACAACAGTGGATATCAATGCACTGCTGTCGGAAGTTGTCAGCCTGCTGAAGCCGGAAGCTGACCGCGAAAAGGTAGTTGTTGATCTGTCGTTATCGATGTCGCATAATCTGATGCGGGGAGATTGGGACAAACTGAAACAGGTATTTGTAAACCTGGTAAAAAATGGTATCGAAGCCTTGGCAGGGCAGGAAAATGGCAGGCTAGGTATTATGGTTGTCAGGGAGAACAACCAGGTGATTATTGATTTTATTGATAATGGACCGGGGATTCCTTATGCGGAACAATTGAAAATATTTAATTTATTTTACACAACCAAATCCACCGGAACAGGTGTTGGACTGCATCTGTGTCGGGATATTATCGAAGCCCATGGCGGAGACATCTCTTTTGTGAGTGATGAAAACGGCTCCGCTTTCAAGATTAAGCTTCCTCAGACGGAGTTGTCAGCAGATGGATAA